Proteins from a genomic interval of Rubinisphaera italica:
- a CDS encoding glycoside hydrolase family 15 protein: protein MLTAQAACIQPFLKDSYTTEDLQNLEKLLNDSGTFRFEALSNGLFPAALALQDDTEYTGYSNCWVRDNVLVAWGLYASGRVEPAMRSLQTLADYFLKSRHRFDDLIAGKSDPDDPMQRPHIRIRGEQLEEIDQHWAHAQNDALGYFLWAFSRLACDRAFEPTSDQIDLMILFVETLHALKFWEDEDSGHWEEVRKIAASSIGTATAGLLEFSRFYDERADLFQEHQIACERIDILEDAITRGRNALYSILPAECIQEDPLKNRKYDAALLFLIEPLQIVNYEMADKIIADIQEHLQGDFGIRRYVGDSYWCADYKDMLSPEQRTDDFSDNQEVRDALLKPGEEAQWCIFDSILSVIYAKRYHHSGDKNDREKQIYYFQRALTQLTAEDCRMGGLRCPESYYLENGTYVPNDITPLLWTQANLLQSLEWMKKTTETNSQ from the coding sequence ATGCTTACTGCTCAAGCTGCCTGTATTCAACCGTTTTTGAAAGACAGCTACACTACAGAAGATCTTCAGAACCTGGAGAAGCTGTTAAACGATTCCGGCACATTTCGTTTCGAGGCCCTTTCAAATGGTCTCTTCCCTGCTGCCTTGGCATTGCAGGATGACACCGAATACACCGGCTATTCCAATTGCTGGGTGCGCGATAATGTCCTGGTTGCCTGGGGATTGTATGCGTCGGGACGCGTCGAACCCGCAATGCGCAGCCTGCAGACACTGGCCGACTATTTTCTCAAATCTCGACATCGGTTTGACGACCTGATTGCCGGAAAAAGTGATCCCGACGATCCGATGCAGCGCCCCCACATCCGCATTCGTGGCGAGCAACTCGAAGAGATCGATCAACACTGGGCACACGCTCAAAACGATGCTCTCGGCTATTTCCTCTGGGCCTTCAGCAGGCTCGCTTGCGACCGGGCCTTCGAGCCCACTTCGGATCAAATCGACCTGATGATCCTGTTCGTGGAAACCCTGCACGCTCTGAAATTCTGGGAAGATGAAGACAGCGGTCACTGGGAAGAAGTCCGCAAAATCGCGGCTTCGAGCATCGGCACTGCTACTGCTGGCCTGCTCGAGTTCAGTCGATTTTATGACGAACGAGCCGATCTGTTTCAGGAGCATCAGATCGCCTGTGAGCGAATTGACATTCTGGAAGATGCGATTACCCGCGGACGAAATGCGCTGTATTCAATTTTGCCTGCTGAATGCATTCAGGAAGATCCTCTTAAAAACCGCAAGTACGATGCCGCCCTGCTCTTTCTGATTGAGCCGTTGCAAATTGTCAATTATGAAATGGCGGATAAAATCATTGCTGATATTCAGGAACATTTACAGGGCGATTTCGGCATCCGTCGCTATGTGGGCGATTCTTACTGGTGTGCGGACTATAAAGATATGCTCTCACCTGAGCAGCGCACCGATGATTTCAGTGACAATCAGGAAGTTCGGGATGCACTTCTCAAGCCGGGAGAAGAGGCCCAGTGGTGCATTTTTGACTCGATTCTCTCCGTCATTTATGCCAAACGCTATCATCATTCCGGTGATAAGAATGACCGGGAAAAACAGATTTACTACTTCCAGCGAGCACTCACGCAATTAACAGCTGAAGATTGCCGCATGGGTGGTTTGCGATGTCCCGAATCCTATTATCTGGAAAATGGAACCTACGTCCCGAATGACATCACTCCACTTTTGTGGACTCAGGCAAACTTACTGCAGTCACTGGAGTGGATGAAGAAAACAACGGAAACGAACAGTCAGTAA
- a CDS encoding MBOAT family O-acyltransferase — MLFNSFTFWIFYAVVLMLYFACRHRGQNVLLLIASYFFYGCWDWRFLSLIAISTIIDYFVALRIDSSKIAWKRKAFVTLSICTNLGILAFFKYYGFFANELVTLGQTVGVPLLLPTLNVILPVGISFYTFQTMSYTIDVYRGDCKPTRSLLDFAVYVSFFPQLVAGPIERASHFLPQVIQPRTYQPGDFQAGLYLIILGLFKKIVVADNMAVLVNAIFDTPSSQLTGLEVLVGVYAFAFQIYGDFSGYSAIARGISKWLGFDLMVNFRRPYFAVDPSDFWRRWHISLSQWLRDYLYIPLGGNRHGELMTYRNLMLTMLLGGLWHGANWTFIIWGALHGALLAAYRYFATSKRKEPVSDPALFQAALLRGGKMFLMFHFVCLTWLLFRAESILQAWEMMIVMTGSWAWTPTVSLITGMLMFCAGPLLLFEAWQEFGAKAEESFQIHWGWRGLAYSYALMMCLCFPPPVASSFIYFQF, encoded by the coding sequence ATGCTCTTCAACAGTTTCACATTCTGGATTTTCTATGCCGTCGTGCTGATGCTGTATTTTGCCTGCAGGCATCGCGGTCAAAACGTATTATTGCTGATTGCCAGCTACTTCTTTTATGGCTGCTGGGACTGGCGATTTCTCAGTTTAATCGCCATCTCAACGATCATCGATTATTTCGTTGCCCTGCGAATCGACTCCTCAAAAATTGCCTGGAAACGCAAAGCGTTCGTCACCTTGTCGATCTGTACAAACCTCGGGATTCTCGCCTTTTTTAAATACTACGGATTCTTTGCAAATGAGTTGGTCACACTGGGGCAAACTGTCGGTGTGCCGTTATTACTGCCAACACTGAACGTCATTCTGCCCGTCGGAATCTCATTCTACACATTTCAGACGATGAGTTACACGATCGACGTCTACCGAGGCGATTGCAAACCGACACGCAGTCTGCTCGATTTTGCCGTCTATGTTTCGTTCTTCCCGCAACTGGTCGCAGGGCCGATAGAACGAGCCTCGCACTTTCTGCCTCAGGTGATTCAACCTCGCACTTACCAGCCGGGCGATTTTCAGGCGGGGCTGTATCTGATCATCCTCGGCCTCTTTAAGAAAATTGTGGTCGCCGACAATATGGCGGTGCTCGTCAATGCGATTTTTGATACGCCTTCATCACAGTTGACCGGACTCGAAGTTCTGGTCGGTGTGTATGCATTTGCTTTCCAGATCTACGGCGACTTCTCTGGATACTCGGCCATTGCCCGCGGCATCTCCAAATGGCTCGGTTTCGACCTGATGGTCAACTTCCGTAGACCTTACTTCGCGGTCGACCCGAGTGATTTCTGGAGACGCTGGCATATCAGCTTGTCTCAGTGGTTGCGGGATTATCTGTATATTCCGCTCGGCGGCAATCGTCATGGCGAATTGATGACCTATCGCAATCTGATGCTGACCATGCTGCTGGGCGGGCTTTGGCACGGAGCCAACTGGACCTTCATCATCTGGGGAGCTTTGCACGGAGCTTTGCTGGCAGCTTATCGATACTTCGCAACTTCCAAACGAAAAGAACCGGTCTCTGATCCTGCACTGTTCCAAGCCGCCCTGCTGCGGGGCGGCAAAATGTTTCTGATGTTCCACTTCGTCTGCCTGACCTGGCTCCTCTTCCGGGCTGAAAGCATTCTGCAAGCCTGGGAAATGATGATAGTCATGACGGGCAGCTGGGCGTGGACGCCAACCGTTTCACTGATCACCGGCATGCTGATGTTTTGCGCGGGGCCATTGTTGTTGTTTGAAGCCTGGCAGGAATTCGGTGCGAAAGCAGAAGAGTCCTTCCAGATTCACTGGGGCTGGCGAGGACTGGCCTATTCGTATGCCTTAATGATGTGTCTCTGCTTCCCGCCACCAGTGGCCAGCAGTTTTATTTACTTTCAATTTTAA
- a CDS encoding metal ABC transporter ATP-binding protein: MNKPAAILDVHDLTVAYRHRPVLWNIDFEIDSPQLLGIVGPNGAGKSTLLKSILDLVQPLSGNVSLFGQPIDKVRKRIGYVPQRESVDWDFPITVREVVLMGTYAKLGWFRRPGKSQQELTDRCLQDVGMQDFANRQIGRLSGGQQQRVFLARALAQDADVYFLDEPFAGVDAATEDIVLGVLRGLKDRGKLLIVVHHDLLTVKRSFDSVLLLNGRLIAWGPVEETLTPENLKRTYGGHLPILDELGTAVVNQSTAG, from the coding sequence TTGAACAAGCCTGCTGCCATTCTTGATGTTCATGATCTGACGGTTGCCTATCGGCATCGTCCGGTGTTGTGGAATATCGATTTTGAAATTGATTCCCCGCAATTACTGGGGATTGTCGGTCCGAATGGAGCCGGGAAAAGCACGCTGCTGAAGTCGATTCTCGATCTGGTGCAGCCGCTCTCGGGCAATGTTTCTTTGTTCGGGCAGCCGATTGATAAAGTCCGCAAGCGAATTGGTTATGTGCCTCAGCGGGAAAGTGTGGACTGGGATTTTCCGATCACTGTTCGCGAAGTCGTGCTCATGGGAACTTACGCCAAACTCGGCTGGTTTCGACGTCCCGGCAAATCTCAACAGGAGTTGACCGATCGATGCCTGCAGGATGTCGGGATGCAGGATTTTGCGAACCGGCAGATTGGTCGTCTTTCCGGCGGTCAGCAGCAACGCGTTTTTCTAGCCAGAGCGCTGGCTCAGGATGCCGACGTCTATTTCCTGGATGAACCGTTCGCCGGTGTCGATGCGGCGACGGAAGACATTGTGCTCGGTGTTCTCCGCGGCTTGAAAGACCGCGGCAAACTGCTCATCGTTGTGCATCACGATTTACTGACCGTCAAACGTTCGTTCGATTCCGTTCTCCTGCTCAATGGAAGACTTATTGCCTGGGGACCTGTCGAAGAAACTTTGACGCCCGAAAACCTCAAGCGAACCTACGGCGGCCATCTGCCCATTCTCGATGAACTGGGAACTGCGGTCGTCAATCAATCGACTGCTGGCTGA
- the pyrE gene encoding orotate phosphoribosyltransferase — protein sequence MSNPTRLAELLRERALKFGDFTLVSGRKAKYYLDGKQVTLHAEGLRLVSQGLWDLLDEFEFDAIGGMSIGADPIVGGMLTVAAEQKRDVVGFMIRKESKGHGTQKFVEGPVEPGMKVAIVEDVVTTGGSALLAVDRVQDFGCEVVAVAAIIDRLEGGAANFAARNIPHRTLLTIRDFGLEPPEDL from the coding sequence ATGAGCAATCCCACCCGATTAGCCGAATTACTCCGCGAACGAGCCCTGAAATTCGGCGATTTCACCCTCGTTTCCGGCCGAAAAGCCAAATATTACCTTGATGGCAAGCAGGTCACTCTGCATGCAGAGGGTTTGCGGCTGGTCAGTCAGGGATTGTGGGATCTCCTTGATGAATTCGAGTTTGATGCCATCGGCGGCATGTCGATCGGAGCCGATCCAATTGTTGGCGGCATGTTGACTGTTGCAGCCGAACAGAAAAGGGACGTCGTCGGATTCATGATCCGCAAAGAATCCAAAGGTCACGGCACCCAGAAATTCGTCGAAGGCCCCGTGGAACCCGGCATGAAAGTCGCTATTGTCGAAGATGTCGTCACAACGGGTGGAAGTGCATTGCTGGCCGTCGATCGCGTGCAGGACTTCGGTTGTGAAGTGGTCGCGGTCGCAGCAATTATCGATCGACTCGAAGGAGGAGCTGCAAACTTCGCCGCTCGAAACATCCCTCATCGCACTCTTTTAACAATCCGGGACTTCGGGCTGGAACCACCAGAAGATCTATAA
- a CDS encoding tetratricopeptide repeat protein, whose amino-acid sequence MTIKNRSLIRCIPVLAGLLSLCALGMSHLKADETEQKRLKEISQKISEAIDKDQDAEAVRLLSEFIAIDPASPRAWYLRGVYHFNIQKFKESVSDFDHYVELLPAAEVKLWERGISHYYAGMYKEGAEQFALYQTYHDNDVENSVWRFLCMTKTDGIEIARKEMLPIRNDPRIPLMEAYALFRGESTPEKVLEVAKAGDPAPEVLAGRMFYAQLYLALYYEAMEDHEQAKKYATAAWKEHQKTQGISRYMWQVAKIHALQYDKKEQSETKPAQPAVD is encoded by the coding sequence ATGACTATCAAAAATCGATCACTCATTCGATGCATTCCTGTTCTGGCAGGTCTGCTCTCTCTTTGTGCTCTCGGCATGTCTCATCTGAAAGCCGATGAAACCGAGCAGAAACGGCTCAAAGAAATTTCACAGAAGATTTCAGAAGCGATCGACAAAGACCAGGATGCGGAAGCGGTGCGATTGTTGTCGGAGTTCATCGCAATCGATCCGGCTTCGCCGCGAGCCTGGTATCTGCGTGGGGTCTACCATTTTAATATCCAGAAATTCAAAGAATCGGTCAGCGACTTTGATCACTATGTGGAACTACTTCCTGCAGCAGAAGTCAAGTTATGGGAGAGGGGCATCTCCCATTATTATGCGGGAATGTATAAAGAAGGAGCAGAGCAGTTCGCGCTGTATCAGACGTATCACGATAACGATGTCGAGAATTCGGTCTGGCGATTTTTATGTATGACCAAAACGGATGGCATCGAAATCGCCCGCAAAGAAATGCTACCCATTCGAAATGATCCGCGCATTCCGTTGATGGAAGCCTATGCCCTGTTTCGCGGAGAATCGACACCAGAAAAAGTTCTGGAAGTTGCCAAAGCGGGAGACCCGGCCCCGGAAGTGCTGGCAGGGCGGATGTTCTATGCACAACTCTATCTGGCACTTTATTACGAAGCGATGGAGGATCATGAACAGGCCAAAAAGTATGCCACCGCGGCTTGGAAAGAACATCAGAAAACTCAAGGCATCAGTCGCTACATGTGGCAGGTCGCCAAAATACATGCCCTGCAGTATGACAAGAAAGAGCAGAGCGAAACAAAACCTGCTCAGCCAGCAGTCGATTGA
- a CDS encoding serine/threonine protein kinase → MKFTFSAGDQPLEGMTIKRAIHRGGFGEVYYALTDAGKEVALKLLHDNMEIELRGVSQCLNLSHPNLVTIFDVKTDADGDYWILMEYISGNTLAEAIEKFPNGMSSQQASQILKQACEGLGFLHDRGLVHRDLKPANIFWDHGHLKIADVGLSKFISASQRSAHTQSVGTVYYMAPEVARGRYGPGVDIYAMGVIAYEMLTGQVPFDGESTGEILMKHLTEPPKLDMLDPKLQPVIGKALAKEETERFQSIQEFEAAFSAAVNGQAMPVNSQVADDDGVKIAKSSVDQAFQDKNPGTPVRGTQPAVPAKRLADRAVPVLAGIAGMMILFRIFPSRLTWMSLLAFGLCMFLGMRLFRWARREFHASRGEESNRHRFGEKVHSNRKVVKPLVQSKYRSFSQRLAQTFSAIARTPFYVIMMTAAVLFVSRDFFTSQWSRSGFDLGHITFFVLSSCLATWVLLGFTQLWSRGKLDHSRFRIALAVAGIATGTAVSGLHNWLLVEYPNVIFPHGKTGIVSHIGRHDLAEPIEICPESPAFEFDEIQPAYVTPVMMQKHGEMDRAAASDYVSSEEGRSNYHREDHLKTIWAPTMVGYATFFGILFSIRSWWLVSDYRRNYRYEFSSIIWSAFTAYIICIFFTFPLVWGITWAATITAALQLAAPMQSRNIS, encoded by the coding sequence ATGAAATTTACATTTTCAGCCGGAGATCAGCCGCTTGAAGGGATGACCATCAAGCGGGCGATCCATCGTGGCGGTTTTGGTGAGGTTTATTATGCCTTGACCGATGCCGGGAAAGAAGTTGCGCTCAAACTTCTGCACGACAACATGGAGATTGAACTTCGTGGCGTGTCGCAATGCTTGAATTTGAGTCACCCGAATCTGGTCACCATCTTCGATGTCAAAACCGATGCCGACGGCGACTATTGGATTTTGATGGAGTATATCTCCGGCAACACACTGGCTGAAGCGATCGAAAAATTCCCCAATGGGATGTCGAGTCAGCAGGCCAGTCAGATTTTGAAACAGGCCTGTGAGGGTCTCGGCTTTCTGCATGATCGCGGGCTGGTGCATCGCGATTTGAAACCGGCCAATATCTTCTGGGATCACGGACATCTGAAAATTGCCGATGTCGGCCTGTCCAAATTTATCAGTGCTTCTCAACGCAGTGCCCATACGCAAAGTGTGGGAACCGTTTATTACATGGCTCCCGAAGTTGCCCGGGGTCGATATGGTCCGGGTGTCGACATTTATGCGATGGGCGTGATTGCCTACGAAATGTTGACCGGACAGGTGCCTTTCGATGGAGAATCGACGGGCGAAATCCTGATGAAGCATCTGACCGAGCCACCAAAACTCGATATGCTCGATCCGAAGTTGCAACCTGTTATCGGGAAAGCGCTGGCCAAAGAAGAGACCGAACGATTTCAAAGCATTCAAGAATTTGAAGCCGCGTTTTCTGCTGCTGTGAATGGTCAGGCGATGCCAGTCAATTCACAGGTGGCGGATGACGATGGTGTAAAAATCGCCAAATCCTCAGTCGATCAGGCATTTCAGGATAAGAATCCTGGCACGCCTGTTCGGGGTACTCAGCCTGCGGTTCCTGCAAAGAGACTGGCTGATCGGGCAGTCCCCGTATTAGCTGGGATTGCGGGGATGATGATTCTGTTCCGGATTTTTCCCAGCCGCCTGACCTGGATGTCGTTGCTGGCCTTTGGTCTGTGCATGTTTCTGGGAATGCGATTATTCCGCTGGGCTCGACGCGAGTTTCATGCCAGTCGAGGAGAGGAGTCGAACCGTCATCGATTTGGTGAGAAAGTTCACTCGAATCGAAAAGTCGTGAAGCCACTGGTTCAATCGAAGTATCGGAGTTTTTCTCAGCGGTTGGCACAGACTTTCTCTGCGATCGCTCGAACTCCATTTTACGTCATCATGATGACCGCTGCTGTTCTGTTTGTCTCACGCGACTTCTTTACTTCGCAGTGGTCACGCAGTGGGTTTGATCTCGGACATATCACATTCTTCGTGCTTTCCAGTTGTCTGGCGACCTGGGTGTTGCTGGGCTTTACGCAATTATGGTCACGGGGGAAGTTGGATCATTCCCGGTTTCGAATTGCCCTGGCAGTCGCGGGGATCGCCACGGGAACAGCGGTGAGCGGTTTGCATAACTGGTTGCTGGTGGAATATCCGAATGTCATTTTCCCGCATGGAAAAACGGGAATCGTGTCTCACATTGGACGGCACGATCTGGCAGAACCGATTGAAATCTGCCCGGAAAGTCCTGCATTCGAGTTTGACGAAATTCAACCTGCTTATGTGACTCCTGTCATGATGCAGAAGCATGGGGAGATGGATCGAGCCGCAGCGAGTGATTATGTGAGCAGTGAGGAGGGACGATCTAACTATCATCGTGAGGATCATCTGAAAACGATCTGGGCACCGACAATGGTCGGCTATGCGACCTTCTTCGGAATATTATTTTCGATTCGCTCGTGGTGGCTGGTCAGTGATTATCGAAGGAACTATCGCTATGAATTCTCTTCGATCATCTGGTCTGCATTCACGGCATACATCATTTGCATCTTTTTTACGTTTCCACTGGTCTGGGGGATTACCTGGGCGGCAACAATTACCGCGGCACTCCAGCTGGCCGCTCCGATGCAGTCTCGCAATATCTCTTAA